A window from Aquiluna borgnonia encodes these proteins:
- the valS gene encoding valine--tRNA ligase — MNANKPQPLRPATIPDKATVDGLEQKWVPSWEASKVYAFDAEAPKANVFSIDTPPPTASGSLHVGHVFSYTHTDVVARFQRMRGKDVFYPMGWDDNGLPTERRVQNYYGVRCDPTLPYVKDFTPPYEGGDNKSSKAADQLPISRANFIKLCEKLTEEDEKAFENLWRNLGLSVDWAQSYRTISNQAQKVSQAAFLNNLARGEAYQSMAPTLWDVTFRTAVAQAELEDREMPGAYHRIVFEGPEGPIFIETTRPELIPACVALVAHPDDERYQPLFGKTAKTPLFGVEVPILAHHLAQKDKGSGIAMICTFGDVTDVIWWRELNLPNRAIIGFDGRIISEAPDVIANSKNPSLYQELAGKTVFTAKELLVEALKASGEMIGDAKPIQHPVKFFEKGDKPLEIVSTRQWYITNGGKDEKLSKSLIENGRELQFHPSFMRVRLEDWINGLNGDWLISRQRFFGVPIPVWYELDSDGNPKFDNRIAPTLEQLPVDPSSDVPAGFTEEQRGKPNGFVGEVDIMDTWATSSLTPQLAGGWLFDQEKFDRVFPFDLRPQGQDIIRTWLFSTLLRSELEHGVLPWKNAAISGWILDPDRKKMSKSKGNVVVPNELLETHGSDAVRYWAASARLGTDAAFDEGQMKIGRRLANKLLNAGRFALSFELPEGITEVSEPVDQAMLAALAEVVQVATQAFENYDHTKALETTETFFWTFTDDYLELVKERAYASGDQTPQAVGSAVIALREALSILVRLFAPFIPFAAEEVWSWWQEGSVHLSPWPSRDEVGFQDATLMKLASETLVMIRKTKSDAKVSMKAELDRVVLAGPATLQALAEDLKAVGKISELELRESETLRIESFEFKPEELQ, encoded by the coding sequence GTGAACGCAAACAAACCCCAGCCGCTTAGGCCAGCCACGATCCCAGACAAGGCCACCGTTGATGGCCTGGAGCAGAAATGGGTCCCGAGCTGGGAGGCCTCCAAGGTCTACGCCTTCGATGCTGAAGCGCCAAAAGCCAATGTTTTTTCTATCGACACTCCCCCACCAACGGCCTCCGGTTCACTGCACGTCGGTCACGTTTTCAGCTACACCCACACCGATGTTGTTGCACGTTTTCAGAGAATGCGCGGCAAAGACGTCTTTTACCCGATGGGCTGGGACGACAATGGCCTGCCTACCGAGCGCCGCGTTCAGAACTACTACGGAGTCCGCTGCGATCCAACCCTTCCCTACGTCAAAGACTTCACCCCTCCCTATGAGGGCGGGGACAACAAGAGCTCCAAGGCTGCCGACCAGCTCCCAATTTCCAGGGCTAACTTCATTAAGCTTTGCGAAAAGCTAACCGAGGAAGACGAAAAGGCATTCGAGAACCTATGGCGCAACCTGGGACTGTCGGTTGACTGGGCCCAGAGCTACCGAACTATTTCCAACCAGGCCCAGAAAGTTTCCCAGGCCGCATTTTTGAATAACCTTGCCCGCGGTGAGGCATACCAATCCATGGCACCTACGCTCTGGGACGTGACATTCCGCACCGCGGTCGCTCAAGCAGAACTTGAAGACCGTGAGATGCCCGGTGCTTACCACCGAATTGTTTTCGAGGGCCCAGAAGGCCCCATCTTTATTGAAACCACCAGACCAGAACTGATTCCAGCCTGTGTGGCCCTGGTAGCCCACCCTGACGATGAGCGCTACCAACCACTTTTTGGGAAAACTGCCAAGACCCCGCTGTTTGGAGTTGAGGTCCCGATTCTTGCCCACCACCTGGCCCAGAAGGACAAGGGTTCTGGAATCGCGATGATCTGCACCTTCGGTGACGTCACGGACGTGATCTGGTGGCGTGAGCTCAATCTCCCTAACCGGGCCATTATTGGGTTTGACGGCCGTATCATCTCTGAGGCTCCCGATGTGATTGCCAACAGCAAAAACCCCAGCCTCTACCAGGAGCTAGCGGGCAAGACTGTGTTCACCGCCAAAGAACTTCTAGTCGAAGCCCTCAAGGCTTCCGGTGAAATGATCGGGGATGCCAAGCCGATCCAGCACCCGGTGAAGTTCTTTGAAAAGGGTGATAAGCCATTGGAAATCGTCTCCACTCGCCAGTGGTACATCACAAATGGCGGCAAGGACGAAAAGCTTTCAAAATCGCTAATCGAAAATGGTCGAGAGCTGCAATTCCACCCATCGTTCATGCGAGTTCGCCTGGAGGACTGGATTAACGGCCTAAATGGAGACTGGTTGATCTCTAGGCAGCGATTCTTTGGTGTCCCGATTCCGGTTTGGTATGAGCTTGATTCAGACGGCAACCCTAAGTTTGACAACCGAATCGCTCCGACCCTAGAACAGCTGCCGGTTGACCCAAGCAGTGATGTTCCAGCTGGATTCACTGAGGAGCAGCGCGGTAAGCCAAATGGATTCGTAGGCGAAGTGGACATCATGGACACTTGGGCGACTTCGTCGCTGACCCCCCAGCTGGCCGGCGGTTGGCTATTCGACCAAGAGAAGTTCGACCGAGTCTTCCCGTTTGATCTGAGGCCGCAGGGTCAAGACATCATTAGAACCTGGCTGTTCTCAACGCTGTTGAGAAGCGAGCTTGAGCACGGAGTCTTACCCTGGAAGAACGCCGCAATTTCGGGTTGGATTCTCGATCCGGACCGAAAGAAAATGTCTAAGTCCAAGGGCAACGTCGTGGTTCCCAATGAACTTTTGGAAACCCACGGCTCCGATGCGGTTCGTTACTGGGCCGCCAGCGCGAGGCTGGGAACTGACGCAGCCTTCGACGAGGGACAGATGAAGATTGGCCGTCGCCTCGCCAACAAGCTACTGAATGCCGGCCGCTTCGCCCTGAGTTTTGAACTACCAGAGGGGATCACTGAGGTTTCAGAACCAGTGGACCAGGCCATGCTGGCAGCCCTGGCCGAAGTTGTTCAGGTGGCAACACAGGCGTTTGAAAACTACGATCACACCAAGGCGCTTGAAACCACCGAAACCTTCTTCTGGACCTTTACCGACGATTACCTCGAGCTAGTCAAGGAACGTGCCTATGCAAGTGGAGATCAAACCCCGCAGGCCGTTGGCTCTGCGGTGATCGCGCTGCGCGAAGCTCTCTCCATCTTGGTGAGACTGTTCGCTCCGTTCATCCCGTTCGCAGCCGAAGAGGTATGGAGCTGGTGGCAAGAAGGAAGCGTCCACCTATCGCCATGGCCCTCCAGGGACGAGGTTGGATTCCAAGACGCAACCCTAATGAAGCTGGCGTCTGAGACCCTGGTCATGATTCGCAAAACCAAATCCGATGCCAAGGTTTCTATGAAGGCAGAGCTCGACAGAGTCGTCTTGGCCGGACCTGCCACGCTCCAGGCTCTCGCTGAGGACCTCAAGGCTGTGGGCAAGATCTCTGAGCTTGAGCTGCGGGAATCTGAAACACTCAGAATCGAATCATTCGAATTCAAGCCTGAAGAGTTGCAGTGA
- the ileS gene encoding isoleucine--tRNA ligase, which translates to MYPKHSDRPEGPVASPSFPKLEEEVLAYWAKDDTFQASIDQRAAADAPEFVFYDGPPFANGLPHYGHLLTGYTKDLVPRYQTMRGNRVERRFGWDTHGLPAEVEAERLLGISGRPEIERFGVAKFNEFCKTSVLKYTQDWRSYVTRQARWVDFDNDYKTLDTNYTESVLWAFKELHNKGLIYEGFKVLAYCWRCETPLSNHELRMDDEVYKNRQDQSVSVTFPITAPGHELDGVNLVAWTTTPWTLPTNFALAVGPEIEYAVVSDAAGEKRYLMASKLIGGYAKELGYQSAEELTAQISSRYLGKDLGGLRYERIFDFYANPELFDVQNAWQVLVADYVADSDGTGIVHQAPAYGEDDQNVCQAAGIPTYVSINERGQFNSVVGPYEGQHVFDANKPITQDLKAMGRLLRQASYEHSYPHCYRCKNPLIYKAVSSWFVQTTKLRDRMLELNQQINWVPEHTKNGSFGKWLENVRDWAISRNRFWGAPIPVWKSDDPNYPRIDVYGSMEELERDFGVRPSDFHRPVIDELVRPNPDDPTGRSMMRRVPEVLDCWFESGSMPFAQVHYPFENQDWFDSHFPGDFIVEYVGQTRGWFYTLHVLATALFDRPAFKNAISHGIVLGNDGQKMSKSLRNYPDVNEVFNRDGSDAMRWFLMSSPILRGGNLSVTEQGIREGVRQALLPLWNSYYFFGLYANAAGYEASPSVGSQQLLDRYILAKTRQLISDVQADLDLFDSYQASAKVRDFAEVLTNWYVRRSRDRFWEGDRDAFDTLYTVLEAVFRVVAPLLPLISEEMWRGLTGSRSVHLESWPDFREFPQDDQLVADMDAIREAASVSLALRKQAGLRVRLPLSELTIATPNSKTLGQYSDLIAEELNVKQVSVVTASEEVAAQFGLSKSLTVNARALGPRVGSEVQRIIREAKAGNWSQKGEAIVVDGTELFEGEFELNLVASNSSAESAVGVTSQGFVLLNLGLTSELLAEGLARDAIRHIQQARKDAGLDVSDRIALKLTADTESVDALEAHRNFIASETLATEFEILPGEVITDLTVGDSGKIQIELSKK; encoded by the coding sequence ATGTATCCAAAGCATTCAGACCGCCCTGAGGGCCCCGTCGCCTCGCCATCTTTCCCAAAACTTGAGGAAGAGGTGCTTGCCTATTGGGCGAAGGATGATACTTTCCAAGCTTCCATTGACCAGCGAGCAGCAGCGGATGCTCCAGAATTCGTTTTTTACGACGGCCCCCCTTTTGCTAACGGCTTGCCGCACTATGGACACCTGCTAACCGGCTACACCAAAGACCTGGTTCCCCGCTACCAAACCATGCGCGGCAATCGCGTGGAGCGTCGTTTCGGCTGGGACACACACGGACTCCCTGCCGAGGTTGAGGCCGAACGTCTTCTGGGCATTTCCGGTAGACCCGAGATTGAACGCTTCGGAGTGGCCAAGTTCAATGAGTTTTGTAAGACATCGGTTCTGAAATACACCCAGGACTGGCGCAGCTACGTGACTCGTCAGGCGCGGTGGGTTGATTTTGACAACGACTACAAGACGCTAGACACCAACTACACCGAAAGTGTCCTCTGGGCCTTCAAGGAACTCCACAACAAGGGTCTGATTTACGAGGGCTTCAAAGTTCTGGCTTACTGCTGGAGATGTGAAACACCGCTGTCCAATCACGAGCTGCGCATGGACGATGAGGTCTATAAAAACCGCCAGGATCAGTCCGTGAGCGTCACCTTCCCAATCACAGCGCCAGGCCACGAACTCGATGGGGTGAACCTGGTTGCATGGACCACAACGCCCTGGACGCTACCGACTAACTTTGCCCTGGCTGTCGGCCCAGAAATTGAGTACGCAGTTGTCTCAGATGCAGCGGGTGAGAAGCGCTACCTGATGGCGAGCAAGCTAATTGGGGGTTACGCCAAGGAGCTTGGCTACCAGAGCGCTGAGGAGCTCACTGCTCAGATTTCGAGTCGTTACCTCGGCAAGGACCTTGGGGGTCTTCGTTACGAACGAATTTTTGATTTTTACGCGAACCCAGAACTGTTTGATGTCCAAAATGCCTGGCAAGTTTTGGTCGCTGACTACGTTGCGGATTCCGATGGAACTGGAATTGTTCACCAGGCACCTGCGTATGGTGAAGACGACCAGAACGTTTGCCAGGCCGCTGGCATCCCGACTTATGTTTCCATCAACGAGCGGGGTCAATTCAACTCGGTCGTGGGGCCTTATGAGGGCCAGCATGTTTTTGACGCCAATAAGCCCATCACGCAAGACCTAAAGGCCATGGGTCGCCTGCTGCGTCAGGCATCCTACGAGCACAGCTACCCGCACTGCTATCGCTGCAAAAACCCTCTGATCTACAAGGCGGTTTCCTCCTGGTTCGTGCAGACCACGAAGCTCCGTGATCGCATGTTGGAGCTGAATCAGCAGATCAACTGGGTACCGGAGCACACTAAAAATGGCAGCTTTGGCAAGTGGCTAGAAAATGTGCGGGACTGGGCGATTTCCAGAAACCGTTTCTGGGGTGCTCCGATTCCGGTATGGAAGTCCGACGACCCGAACTACCCGAGAATCGATGTTTACGGTTCGATGGAAGAGCTGGAGCGCGACTTCGGCGTTAGGCCGAGTGACTTCCACCGTCCGGTGATTGATGAGCTGGTCAGACCAAACCCAGATGACCCAACCGGAAGATCGATGATGCGCCGCGTGCCTGAGGTTTTGGACTGCTGGTTCGAGTCCGGGTCGATGCCATTCGCCCAGGTGCACTATCCCTTTGAAAACCAGGATTGGTTTGACTCCCACTTCCCTGGGGATTTCATCGTGGAGTACGTGGGACAAACCAGAGGTTGGTTCTACACCCTGCACGTTTTAGCAACGGCGCTTTTTGATCGCCCAGCATTCAAAAACGCCATCAGCCACGGCATCGTGCTTGGTAACGACGGCCAGAAAATGTCCAAGTCACTGCGCAACTACCCAGACGTCAATGAGGTTTTCAATCGCGACGGCTCGGATGCCATGCGCTGGTTCCTGATGTCGAGTCCTATCTTGCGCGGTGGCAACCTGTCTGTCACCGAGCAAGGTATTCGCGAGGGGGTGCGTCAGGCGCTACTGCCGCTGTGGAACAGCTACTACTTCTTTGGCCTCTACGCCAACGCCGCTGGCTACGAGGCCAGCCCTTCGGTTGGGTCCCAGCAGCTGTTGGATCGTTACATTCTCGCGAAGACCAGGCAGTTGATTTCAGACGTCCAGGCGGATCTGGATCTATTTGACAGCTATCAGGCCTCGGCGAAGGTGAGAGATTTTGCAGAGGTCCTCACGAACTGGTACGTGAGGCGCTCCAGGGATCGCTTCTGGGAGGGTGACCGCGATGCGTTTGACACCCTCTACACAGTTCTGGAGGCGGTTTTCCGCGTGGTGGCTCCTCTGCTTCCGCTTATTTCCGAGGAGATGTGGCGCGGTCTGACCGGAAGTCGTTCGGTTCACCTCGAAAGCTGGCCGGATTTCAGAGAGTTCCCGCAGGACGATCAATTGGTTGCCGACATGGATGCAATTAGAGAGGCGGCATCGGTGTCGCTAGCCTTGCGAAAGCAAGCTGGCCTTAGAGTCCGTTTGCCGCTCAGTGAGCTAACCATCGCAACGCCAAATTCAAAGACTCTCGGTCAGTACAGCGACCTAATTGCCGAGGAATTGAACGTAAAGCAAGTTTCTGTTGTCACGGCAAGCGAGGAAGTTGCAGCGCAATTTGGGCTGAGCAAGTCGCTAACCGTAAACGCCAGAGCTCTTGGTCCTCGGGTGGGCAGTGAAGTTCAGCGAATCATCAGGGAGGCGAAAGCCGGCAACTGGAGCCAAAAGGGCGAAGCGATTGTTGTTGATGGAACAGAGCTATTCGAGGGTGAATTTGAACTCAACCTGGTGGCATCGAACAGCTCCGCAGAAAGTGCGGTTGGTGTTACTTCGCAGGGCTTTGTGCTGCTAAATCTCGGGTTGACCTCAGAACTTTTGGCAGAGGGGTTGGCCCGCGATGCGATTCGTCACATTCAGCAGGCTCGCAAGGATGCCGGTCTGGATGTTTCGGACCGAATCGCGCTAAAACTAACGGCAGACACCGAGTCGGTTGATGCTCTTGAGGCGCATCGAAACTTTATTGCTAGCGAGACCTTGGCCACCGAGTTTGAAATCCTTCCCGGTGAGGTGATCACGGACCTAACCGTGGGAGATTCCGGCAAGATTCAGATTGAACTTTCCAAAAAGTGA
- a CDS encoding M3 family metallopeptidase — MTNPLLSASPLENELPDFAKLRDEHYLPAFEHAVSEHLREIDQILYQEEVSFENTVVAMERSGQLLSTMLMVFYNKSSSDTNEELQKLEAEIGPRLAAHMDSIRLNPRLFARLTKLEPEAENLAAVESRLLEKYLEDFKFAGAALDEAARGRVAEINETLSGLEAEFDKRLLADSNDLAVQLSDDSRLQGLSTEEIQSLAEAAKERGLEGYVIPLLNYSGHPLLASLQDRELRQEILERTLSRGSRGNSNDTSDLVIQMLTLRNEKAALFGYDNYAQYTLSQQTAKNPGRVHEVLRKIAPVAKSNAQQEAKDLSELRKAETGESDIAAWDWDRYTEQLRTQRFDIDTTVLKPYFELWRVLENGVFFAANKLYGLSFTHRPDLIAYHPDARVYQVDFEDQSRCGLYIFDPYARPSKRGGAWMNNLVDQSQLLNKLPIVVNNMNIPKPAAGNDALMTLDEVNTLFHEFGHTLHGLLSSVKYPRFSGTNVERDFVEFPSQVNEMWMLWPEVLQNYAVHHKTGEKLALEWIEKLQAAGSFNQGFETTHYLQAAILDLALHETNQIPQDLAQFEREAIADYGLEFAPVPTRYRTNYFAHIFAGGYAAGYYGYIWSEILDAESVNWFKENGGLSRQNGKRFAEALLTRGGETDSMELVEQLLGRKPEITPLLVRRGLN; from the coding sequence GTGACGAATCCGCTGTTGAGTGCATCTCCGCTGGAAAACGAACTACCAGACTTTGCAAAGCTGCGCGATGAGCATTACCTCCCGGCTTTTGAGCATGCCGTTTCCGAGCACCTGAGAGAAATTGACCAGATTCTGTATCAGGAAGAGGTCAGCTTCGAAAACACCGTGGTGGCAATGGAGCGATCAGGTCAGCTGCTCAGCACCATGCTCATGGTCTTCTATAACAAGTCCTCTAGCGACACCAACGAGGAGTTGCAGAAACTGGAGGCGGAAATTGGCCCTCGCCTTGCCGCTCACATGGACAGCATTCGCTTGAACCCGCGGCTTTTTGCAAGGCTCACCAAGCTTGAGCCCGAAGCGGAAAATTTAGCTGCGGTTGAATCAAGGCTGCTTGAGAAATACCTCGAGGATTTCAAATTTGCCGGAGCGGCCCTAGATGAGGCTGCTCGCGGCCGAGTTGCGGAGATCAACGAGACGCTCAGCGGCCTAGAGGCAGAATTCGACAAACGACTGCTCGCGGATTCCAACGACCTTGCAGTGCAGCTGAGTGACGACAGCCGACTCCAGGGCCTAAGCACCGAGGAGATTCAGTCCCTTGCGGAAGCCGCCAAAGAAAGAGGGCTGGAAGGTTACGTTATTCCCCTTCTGAATTACTCTGGCCATCCATTGCTGGCTTCCCTTCAGGACCGCGAACTGCGCCAAGAGATCCTCGAGCGAACCCTGAGCCGAGGCTCTAGGGGAAATTCAAATGACACCTCAGACCTGGTCATTCAAATGCTGACCCTCCGCAATGAGAAGGCAGCGCTGTTCGGCTACGACAACTACGCGCAGTACACGCTCTCCCAGCAGACAGCCAAAAATCCAGGACGAGTTCACGAGGTCTTGAGAAAGATTGCCCCCGTCGCAAAGTCAAATGCTCAACAGGAGGCCAAGGACTTATCAGAGCTTCGCAAGGCTGAGACTGGCGAGAGCGACATCGCCGCCTGGGACTGGGATCGCTACACCGAGCAACTCAGAACTCAACGTTTCGACATCGACACCACCGTCTTGAAACCATATTTTGAGCTATGGCGTGTGCTGGAAAACGGGGTATTTTTTGCGGCCAACAAGCTCTATGGCCTGAGCTTTACCCATCGTCCGGATCTCATCGCTTACCACCCGGATGCTCGGGTCTACCAGGTTGACTTCGAAGATCAAAGTCGTTGCGGCCTTTACATTTTCGACCCTTATGCTCGCCCTTCAAAGCGTGGTGGTGCATGGATGAACAACCTGGTTGACCAGTCGCAGCTTCTGAACAAGCTGCCAATCGTGGTAAACAACATGAACATCCCCAAGCCCGCAGCGGGTAATGATGCCCTCATGACTCTGGATGAGGTCAACACGCTCTTCCACGAGTTTGGTCACACCCTGCACGGCCTGCTCTCTAGCGTGAAGTACCCGAGGTTCTCAGGAACCAACGTTGAAAGGGACTTCGTAGAGTTCCCCTCTCAAGTAAATGAGATGTGGATGCTGTGGCCTGAGGTATTGCAAAACTATGCCGTGCATCACAAAACCGGCGAGAAGCTTGCGCTTGAGTGGATTGAAAAACTACAGGCGGCTGGGAGTTTCAATCAGGGTTTCGAAACCACTCATTACCTACAGGCTGCAATCCTTGATCTCGCACTACACGAAACCAATCAGATACCGCAGGATCTGGCCCAGTTCGAGAGGGAGGCAATTGCCGATTACGGTCTGGAATTTGCACCTGTGCCAACCCGCTATCGCACAAACTACTTCGCTCACATCTTCGCCGGCGGCTACGCAGCCGGCTACTACGGCTACATCTGGTCTGAAATCCTGGATGCTGAGAGCGTCAACTGGTTCAAAGAAAATGGCGGATTGAGCAGGCAAAACGGCAAAAGATTCGCCGAGGCACTGTTAACAAGGGGTGGTGAAACCGACTCGATGGAGTTGGTTGAGCAACTGCTTGGCCGAAAACCAGAGATCACTCCACTGTTGGTCCGCCGAGGCCTCAACTAG
- a CDS encoding bifunctional folylpolyglutamate synthase/dihydrofolate synthase: MSSELDHILAELYARQPEQHVRPRLEPTKRLVELMGDPQRNYGIIHITGTNGKTSTARIIERILREHGLRTGRLTSPHLVSFNERIALDGEPVSDEFLVDTYRDNKPLMEFVDRELSEQGEVPLTFFEAFTALAFQLFSDAPIDVLVLEVGMGGEWDATNVADADVAVFTSIDLDHQKSLGSTVEEIATTKAGIIKPNSLVVSSSQYPGVTEVLKSRAPELKLSGADFGVSEISADGFGTRFSVQGLANEYPLIWMPIIGHHQAQNAATAIAAVELFLGEGNRPIADEVLRAAMADAVSPGRLQVVSKDPLIVLDGAHNPAGVRSLNQAIEQHFGSPVRLGLVAMLSDKDLSGSVAELAKTFDRVVCTSPRSPRGLPAGELASYFEEYGVEVIAQESDPAAAFNLASRLASEDKAALFVTGSLYLIGDVLAEIQSQREIDDEE; the protein is encoded by the coding sequence GTGAGCAGCGAACTAGATCACATTCTGGCGGAGCTCTACGCTCGCCAGCCAGAACAGCATGTCCGGCCCCGGCTTGAGCCGACCAAGCGCTTGGTTGAACTCATGGGGGATCCGCAGCGCAACTATGGAATCATCCACATCACAGGCACTAATGGAAAGACTTCGACCGCACGGATCATTGAGCGCATTCTTCGCGAGCACGGGTTGCGAACTGGACGCCTCACATCACCGCACCTGGTCTCCTTCAACGAGCGAATTGCCCTGGACGGTGAGCCGGTTTCAGACGAGTTTTTAGTTGATACTTACCGCGATAACAAGCCTCTGATGGAGTTTGTCGATCGAGAACTGAGCGAGCAGGGCGAGGTCCCACTTACATTCTTTGAGGCTTTTACCGCACTGGCGTTCCAGCTGTTTTCCGATGCCCCAATTGATGTCCTGGTGCTCGAGGTCGGCATGGGTGGGGAATGGGATGCTACCAATGTCGCAGATGCGGATGTGGCGGTCTTCACCTCAATCGACCTGGACCACCAGAAATCTCTCGGCTCGACGGTTGAGGAAATTGCTACAACCAAGGCTGGGATCATAAAACCCAACTCGCTGGTGGTTTCCTCAAGTCAATATCCCGGCGTCACCGAGGTTCTCAAATCTAGGGCTCCAGAGCTAAAACTTTCTGGGGCGGATTTTGGCGTCAGTGAGATATCCGCAGATGGCTTTGGCACGAGATTCTCCGTTCAAGGATTAGCCAACGAGTATCCACTTATTTGGATGCCGATAATCGGGCATCACCAAGCCCAGAACGCCGCGACGGCTATCGCTGCGGTTGAGCTGTTCCTAGGCGAGGGAAATCGCCCAATCGCCGATGAGGTTTTACGCGCTGCCATGGCCGATGCGGTCAGCCCAGGGCGTCTTCAGGTGGTCAGCAAGGACCCCCTGATCGTTCTTGACGGAGCTCACAACCCAGCAGGTGTCAGAAGTCTTAACCAGGCGATTGAGCAGCACTTTGGCTCCCCGGTCAGACTTGGCTTGGTTGCCATGCTCTCCGATAAGGACCTCTCGGGTTCGGTTGCCGAATTGGCAAAAACTTTTGACCGAGTAGTTTGCACGAGCCCTCGGTCGCCACGGGGCCTTCCGGCCGGTGAACTTGCGTCTTACTTTGAAGAGTACGGGGTCGAGGTGATCGCGCAAGAGAGTGATCCGGCTGCCGCATTCAATTTGGCGTCTAGGCTTGCCAGCGAGGATAAGGCTGCACTTTTTGTTACGGGTTCGCTCTACCTCATTGGAGATGTACTGGCGGAAATCCAGTCGCAGAGGGAGATTGACGATGAAGAGTAG